The genomic segment GCGCACCCATATTCGACGAGGTGTCAATGGATTGCTGCACTGCCTGTTCAGATATGTTTTTAGCCTTAGCGGCATTCTGAGCGATCTCGTTCACCGTTGCTGTCATCTCTTCCGTGGCCGTAGCAACCATACCAACATTACCAGCCGACTGTTCCATTGCTGCCGAGACTGAGCTCATATTCACACTCATCTGTTCAGCTGCAGAGGCAACATTTATGGCACGACTAGAGGTGTTCTCGGCATTACCAGAGAGTTGCGCTGAAACGGCAGAAAGCTCGGTTGAGGCGGAGGCAAGAGCTGATATATCTTCGACTATCTCCTTAATCATTGTCCCAAGCCCAGCCACCATTCTGTTCAGGGCATGAGCCATCCTGCCAATTTCATCCTCTTGAGCAATATCAAGATGAGAGGAGAAATCTCCACTGGCAAGAACATCCACATAATCCATCATCTTCCCAACAGGCCCCGTAATAGACCTGGTAATAAGCAGGGCTGCGACAAGGCCTATAAGAAGTGCTATTGCAGAGGTCAGCAATGCTATCATAATAGTCTGCTTACTCTTTGCCTGAACGGCAAGGCCAAGCTGATCCTGTTCCGCCTTGAGGGATAGTTTTAACTCTCTAATAATAAGCGACATCTTCGGGCCCATCTTTGCGAGAGTCCCTGAGATTATCCTGTTACACGTGTGTGTATCGGCAACCACTTTTTTAAAACCAGAAAGATACTCCTCTGCATCCCTGCTCATATCTGCATTCATTTTTTTTAGGATTGGATCCTGCAGTAGCCTCTGCAAACGTTCTGCCCCTGACAAAAGAGCAGAAATTTCATCCAAAACAAGCTCTTCATCCAAGTTACTGCTGGTCTTTAAAAATTTAGTAACATAGAGTCTTCCCAAGAGCATATGGCGAAGAAGGACAGCTGCCTCATAGCCTGTCGCAGCATCACCCTTATCTTTAGCAGAAACCATTAAAGCTGAAAGTTGTTTTTCCATACTTGCACCCTGCACGGCAAGCTCATTCTTAACAAGACTGTCACGCTTTTGAGTCAGACTAACAAGCTGGGAAAATGCCTGGTCGTAACGAGCAAAATCAGCCTCATACCTCTCCACGAGTTTGCCCCGTTCAGGGCTAACCATTCGCTCACGGGCCTCTCTAAGAAATGAACCCATTTCTTCTTTATATTTTAGATAAATGGCAACATCTTTCTCACTTGATGTCGTAATAAATCCCTTGACCCCCATACGCATCGTCAGCATATTTGCCTGCAGGCGACCAACGAGATTGGTCTCGTCCGCCATGACCCTATAGGTCACGAAATTATCCGCCAAAGACCCCAACCCCTGCCAGGCAACGGAGGAGACCAGTAGCAAAAGAACAAGAACGGCCCCAAAGCCTGTGCCAATCTTAGTCGCTAAATTCATTTTATTAAACATTACTCACTCCACTCGTGTTTTCTACATAGCATACCAAACCTCTTAGGACACCCTAAGAATAGACTACCGATATTGCACTAAGCGTACCAATTGACATACCAGCCTACAAAAACCTGAAAAATAACAATAAAACAATGATATAGACAGGAGTAAACTTGCCATTGGCCCTTAACTATCTCAGCTGTTGACCAGCTGAGATGGCTAAGGGGAAAAATGAAGGCAAAAAGACCTCCCTAAAAACCAATAACAGCAGGAAAACCCTTCTCATTGCTCAACAACCAGTCAATAAAACGCCTAATAAACAGAGAAAACAGAAGATCCTTTTGAAGGTGGCAAAAAAGCCTCCTTGCATCGCCTCCCCCTTGCCAAAATAAATTCTGAACCAATATCAAATTATTACAGCCTGTATTTTCGATGAATTAATGAACATTCTACCTTGACCATAATGGCCAAATAACGTTATTTTACCGCAAAATTTCTGAGGCTATTAATATGCAAGAGACATGAGAAGGACCAGCCACTATTTGCATTAAAGATTCCACCACAGCCTGATAGTGCACTGAAACTAGCCAGACCATAGACCAGCCCCCAAGGTAGGTAACTGCTTCTCTGCACCTTTATGTCAATTACAGTGGTAATTGCTATAATGGGTCTAAGGCCTTTACCCCAAAATGCTTGGCCTCACCGCTTAACCCCATAATTATGCTTTATAATGTGATAGAATTATGAAAGAAAAAATAGCTGCCCACGACGCTGGGGAGAAGATGTTACTGGAACACAAATATCTGCAATCACTTCGTCTCATAACAAGGGGAGTAAGCCACGAATACAACAATATATTCACCGGATTATCTGGGCAATTTCAATTACTCAATAAAGAGATCAAAACAGATGACAATCATCACAGAGCCCTGATATCGGAACTTTTAGAACGTGGTTGCCAAAAGACCTCTCTCCTCCATGATTTTTCCAGATATAGTTCAGAGAAAAAAGAGCTGCACTCAGTGATTCAAGCGGCGGAGATGGCCATTGAATTCCTGGACACAATCTCCAACTCGCACCATTTTACCCTGGAAAGAGGAGAAAACCTCCCGCGACTGCAGTGCTCCATGAAAGAAATTACCATGGCAATATTTTATCTGGGAGAAAATGCTATTGAGGCAATGCCAGGTGGGGGAACTATTCGAATAGTAATCAGCACCGACACTGTCCAGACGGGTTTTCTCTCCATCGCTGTCATTGACCGCGGCCGAGGCATAGCCCCTGATATTGAGCATGACCTGTTTAAACCATTTATCAGTAGCAAAAATTCTTCAGCAGAAGTCTGCGGTCTTGGATTGTACGCAACCCACTCTATCATGCAACAACACCAGGGCACTGTCTCTATTTCACAAGATAAAGACACCGTTGCCACCATCAGCCTGCCATACGAACAAGGGCAAGAGAAACAGGCACCGATGCCCACTCCCCCCCTTATGCAAAGAGACAATCAGGCAAAGCAGATATTTTTTATTATTGAGGATGACAATGCCCTGCGTGACTTTATCTCCACAGGCCTGCAACGACACGGCCATATAGTCTTCTCAGCTGCAAGCTGTGCCGAGGCCGTGGAGGAGTTTAAATTTGTCCACGAGATGATCACCGTCATCCTGCTTGATATCGGTTTAAACGACTGTGATGGTTTCAGCTGTCTTGAAAAAATAGTGCAAATAGATATGCCGAAGCAGATAGTATTCATGTCAGGCGGAGAGATCACAGAGAAGATGAAATATGGTGCCAGGTTCCTGCAGAAGCCATTCACCATAAAACAGATTGAGGAACTTATATCGCATGCCGAATAAGACGCTAACGAATCACAAATCTGCCCGGGCACTTGTCGTTGATGATGAGACTACAATAGCAGATTTTATCGATGATACCCTCACGGCCCAAGGCTATCAGGTGCAATCCTTCTCCGATTCAAAGGCGGCATATGGTATTGCCAGTGCACAGGATTTTGATATTGCCCTGGTGGATATCAGTATGCCGGGAATAAGCGGGGCACAGCTCTCAAAAAAAATACGAGAACGATCTCCCCAAACAGAAATTATTATCATTACAGGCGTTCCAGACCAGGAAAATCTTGAACCATTTCTTAAAATGGGCCTTACCCAATTCCTCTTCAAACCCTTTAATCGGTCACAGCTAGCCTACTCAGTCTATGCGGCAATGCACTTCAAGAGGCTCCGAGGTAAATATCTGACCATAGCAGCAGAGACACAGGGAAGTAGCCTCACGGGAATGTCTCGCTCTATACGAAACATTCGTCAGGAAATACTCTCGGTGAGCAGAATCAATCTTTCGGTGCTTATCATGGGCGAATCCGGTACGGGAAAAGAGGTTATTGCCCACGATGTGCACAAGAACAGCGAGCGCAGCAAAAAACCATTTGTCCCCATTAACTGTGCAACTCTTGGTAGCCTGGCTGAATCTGAGCTCTTTGGACACGAACGGGGAGCTTTCACCGGCGCGACAAAAACAACCAATGGCTATATAGGTGCCGCCAATGGAGGAACTCTTTTTTTTGATGAGATAGGTGAGCTTGCCCCTGAAATCCAGGCAAAGCTTCTCCGTTTTCTCGACGACGGAGAATATAGAAGGGTTGGTAGTTCAGAGATCAGGCATGCCGATACCGGTATTATTGCCGCAACCAACAGAGACCTTAAAAATGTGCTGCGAGGGGAGCTTCCGCCAGACCTCTTCTTCCGCCTCTCCGGTTCCGTTATCCAGGTATCACCACTTCGAGAACGTAAAGCCGATATTTTACCACTTACCCGCCATTTTCTGACCCTCTTTGGCAATGCCAAAAACACCTTCTATGATCTTTCAGCGGAGGCATGCGCCCTTCTCATTGAAGAGGAGTGGCCAGGCAATACCAGGCAACTCAAGCAGGTACTCTACAAAATCTCCCAGACCTCAACCAACCCCCAATTATCCCTTGCCGATGTACAAAAAGCCCTGGGAAGAGACAGCAAGAAGCAGGAAATACGTACCTACAAAGAGGCAAAGCATGATTTTTTACTGGAGTTTAACAGAGGATATTTTATTACCCTCCTCTCTATAACTCGTGGAAGCCTGCAACAGGCCCTGCAGATAAGCGGCATGCATAAAAAGAATTTTTATACAAAAATAAAGCAACTTGGTGTTACGGTAAAAGATTTCTCCCCAAACAGGCAACAGAAAAGCTAAGCCAAGGTCTCCGAGCAGAGGGAAGATCACCTTTTTTGTGACAATAATCTCCCATGGGTTAAAATAGTTATTCTTCCCCATGGCAGCTTTCCCGGATGCCATCGGCAAAACGACTCAACCAACAGGAGACATCCATGAGTAATCCATTAGTTTCAGCTGAGGCAAGAGTGAAAAAGGCCCTTATTCTCCTCAGCGAACTTATCGAAAAGCAGCCAACAAGTCCGGTAAATAAGCTTCTGCAGAGGGTGGCGTTTGAATGTGATCTTACCCCCAAAGAGAGTGTCTCCCTCCAGCACCACTTTAATAAAAAAGAGAAGGGGTGACTTTTTAAATTAGTCCTTTTCACTAAAAGGCCATTTTTTCAAGATTGTCCGGTAACAACAGAGAGAGGATTATACGATGGACGCCTACCAACAACTCATAACCACCATTGCCCTGACCATGGGGGTCGCCTGGGCAAGTGGAATTAATCTCTATGCAACCATTGCCATGCTGGGAATTCTCGGTTCAACGGGCAATATCGATCTGCCGACTCAACTGCTGGTAGTGCAGGATCCACTGGTCATTGGCTCCGCCGCCATCATGTACTGTGTAGAATTTTTTGCAGATAAAACTCCAGGTCTTGATACAGGCTGGGATGCTATCCACTCCTTTATCAGAATTCCGGCAGGGGTGATGCTGGCAGCAGGCGCAGTTGGCGATGTCAGCACCCCGCTGGTAGTAGCCTCGGGAATTTTAGGCGGAACGATAAGCGGGGTCAGCCATAGCATAAAGGCAGGCAGCCGAGTACTGATCAATACCTCACCGGAGCCCTTCAGCAACTGGACGGCATCGGTATTGGAAGATGTAGCGGTAATCGCCGGTATATGGACAGCTATAAACTACCCACTCCTCTTTATCGGCCTCTTTATTCTCTTCATCATCCTCGCCATCTGGCTCCTCCCTAAGATCATGCGGGGAATTATCATCCTCCTGAAAAAAATCAGAGGATTTTTTGGAGCAACGCCAGAGCCAACCTCTCAGTATAAGCAGCCAGCCAGGGCAAATCCGCCAAAAAAGATAAAAAGAATTGGCCCTCCCGACAGAAAATGATACACCTCAGGCCCTAAAAAAAACAGGGGCCCTGCGCCTTTAAAATTGCCAGACCATAATTTATTATCGGAACCGACGCTGACAAAAAATTGATTCGACGAAGCATCTCTGCCCCGGGAGCAGGCACATAGGCTTGCAAAGGCTGACATAGAGATAAAATGCTCCTTACAGGTCTATGCAAACGCTCTCTCAGCAATAAAGTAGCCTTTGCGGATTCATGCAAGGGCTGTCTGCTCAATAAAATGGCCTTTGCGGGTTCATGCAAGGGCTGTCGGAGCAATAAAATGGTCTTTGCGGGTCTCCGCAAGGGCTCTCCGCTTAATAAAGTAGCCTTTGCTGGTTCACGCAAGGTCGTTTTATTAGCTTTGCGGATCTTTGCAAGGTCGTTTTATTAGTTTAGGACTTTGCGAGCTTCTTACTCTTCCAGATTTTCTGGAAAATCATAAGCTGCAGCAAAACAAAGTTCCTTCTGAATCTAATCAAGTAGCAGCTTCGGCAGCTCAACTCTGCTCACATCGTCTACGGCCTGATGAGACCAGGGGCGGGGCATGCTGGAATGAATCTGGCACATGGCTGATAAGAGTAGCCTTCAGGGCATCAATCCCCCTACCCTGCCGAGCGCTTACCGCCTGACAGGCAATTCCGTAAAGCCGGCAAAATTGTTCTATCTCCTGCGAGACAGGGTGAAGATCTATCTTGTTCTGAACAAGAATAAGGGGAACCTTTTGCCGCAGCAGCAGTTCAAGCTCCTGCATATCCCCTGTCGTAAGTCGTCCGCCTGCCACCACAAAGATAATCATATCGGAACGACTAACTATTTTTTTGCTTGCCTGGACCCGGAGAAGACCTAGCTCACCGCTATCGTCGGTGCCGACGGTATCGTAAAAGGTAACGGGCCCAAGGGGGAGCAACTCATAGTGCTTTAAAACAGGATCCGTCGTTGCTCCCTCCTGAGACGAAACGCTGGAGACCTGACCACAGAGGGCATTAAGCAGCAGAGATTTCCCCACATTGCGACGACCTAAAAGAGTAATAACAAGGCGCGAGGATCGTGCTGTTTGCCTATTGCTCATAGAGCCTCCTTCTGGATCTAAGACCATTATTTACCACCTTCTATACAACAGACGCCACTGAGATAGGCAAAGGGGGCCTCACCTTGGCGGGGTAAATTTGATAATTCCTGCCCACTCCCGGCAAGGGCATTGCCTCCATGATCACGTTACAACCATGGTCAAGGGCCTTTTCACGCTGACAGTCCACAACCTTTGGCCCAAGAAGAGAGGCAAGAGCGCTTGTGGCTGAAATATGGGCACGGGGATTACAGAGACGCAGGAGGGCAAGACAGCGATGGCTAAGATCGAGACTACCGGCAGCCATCTTCCCCAGGGGCGTTTGCGGATGAGGGACAAAGGGGCCTGCCGTAATCATATGCAACTCTAATTTTGAGAGAAACATGATATCAGCGGCTAAGAGGGCAAGGGGATCTTGATCTGGAGAGGGCAGACCGACAATACAGCCAGAGCCCGTTTCATAGCCAAGAGCCTGCAGATGCCGTAAACTTTGCAGACGACTGGCAAAGGAACAACCGGGGCGATAGCGGTTATGAAGCTGCCAATTTGTACTTTCAAGCTTAAGCAGATAACGATCTGCCCCCGCGCCCTTCCACAGGGCCAGGGTCTGACGGTCCTGCTCGCCGAGACAAAGGGTTATGGCAACCGAACTGGCAGCACGTATCTCGGCAATAAGCTCGGCAATATCTTCTGCCGAAAAGAAGCTATCCTCACCAGCCTGAAGGACCAGAGTCTCAAACCCCATCTCCACAGCATCACGGGCACAGGCGACGATCTCCTCTCTGCTCATTCGGTAACGCCTACCCGCATTGGCTCTGCGCAAGCCACAGTAGTGACAGTTACGCCGACAGTAGCTCGACAACTCAACAATGGCAAACAGATGAACAGAGCGACCAAAGCGAGCCACTGTCTGCTTCTTCGCCTCGGCAAAGAGCCAGCCATCGTGATGACCGGCAAGGAACTCCTCTATTTCTTTAAAGTTAAACATAATTAAATATACAGATCCCTCTCACCTGCCTCCATACGAGCAAGCTGAGCCATGAGCTGTTTCTTCACCGCCGGAGTAGAACTCTCCAGCTCATGGGCAATCTGCCTCATACCTGCCGCAAGGGTTGCAGGAGAAGCATAATCCTGTAGGTACTCATTAAAGGTCATGACCGAATTGGGATGACAAAATTTCTGGATAAACCCATCCTTGGCCAGGCTCATAAAATATTCACCGGTGCGTCCCGTCCGATAGCAGGCAGTACACCATGAGGGCATAAAGCCATGCTGTACCAGATCCAAAACAACATCGTCGAGGCTACGATGGTCCCCCACAGAGAACTGTTGACTGGTGGGCTGATCAGAGACGGGATTACTATAAGCCCCCGGATAGGTACGAGAAGCCGCACTAATCTGTGAAATACCAAGCTGAAGAAGCTCGGTGCGCATGGCAGCACTCTCCCGGGTACTCATTATCATACCGGTATAAGGCACTGCCAGACGCGTTATGGCAACGATCTTCTTAAAGGTATAATCAGAGATTGCATAGGGTGGAGCCAGAGAAATATCGGAGCCAAGCGCTGGTTCCAGACGAGGAAAAGAGATGGTATGCGGACCGGCCCCCCAACGCCTCTCCAGCTCTTCTGCATGCTTTAGCATAGAGAGCAGTTCAAAACGATGATCATAGAGGCCAAAGAGGACACCAATACCGACATCATCAATACCAGCCTCTTGGGCACGATCCATGGCCTGCAATCGCCACAGATAATTAGTTTTATTACCGGCAAGGTGCATCTTTTCATAGGTCGGCTGATGATAGGTCTCCTGAAAACATTGATAGGTACCAATCTTTGCCTGGTGAAGAAGTTTAAAACCTGCCACATCCAGGGGGGCACAGTTAATGTTGACCCGACGAATAGAACCACTCTTATCAGAGAGGGTCTCATAAACGGTGCCGACACTCTCTGCTATAAAAGTTGCATCAAGCTTGGGATGTTCTCCATAAACCAGAAGCAGTCGTTTTTGCCCACTATTTTCCAGGACACGCACATCACTGGCTATCTCTTCAGGGCTCAGGGTTTTACGAACAAGCTCCTTATTGGTGGCGTTAAAGCCGCAGTAGCGACACTGATTAACACATTCATTGGAGATATAGAGCGGAGCAAAGAGAACAATACGGTTGCCGTAGGTTGCCTGTTTTACCTGCTTGGCTGTCGCAAAAATTTCTGCATCAAGCTCGGCATTGTCATTTTCTAGAAGAATGGCAACATCCAGCAGGGAAAGCCCCTTCTTCTCCCCTGCCTTGGCCAGAATTTCTCGAACAAGGGAGGGCGCAGGCTGCTGGGCCTTATCAATAATACTCCACACCTGCTCTGCATCTATAAAATTATCTGTGGTATCCGGTTGTATTAGCATGATCTGTTCCTGGCGCCTGCATGGATGATGCCAGGCGGTTATAGAGAGTACGAATAGAGATGCCCAGAGTATGGGCAGCCTGTGTTTTATTGCCGCCACACTGCTTAATGGCAGACTCCACCTCTTCCTTGCTCACTCTTTTTTTTCTTAAAAGCGGCGCATGAACTGGCGGGGAAGGTGGTCGAAGATTCTCTTGACCATCTCCAAGGACGGTGAGACGATGAGCTATATGTTCCGGCAGGAGAAGGGGGGCATCAAACATAAAAGTTGCCCACTCCATAAGATTTTTTAATTCACGCACATTTCCCGGCCAGGGGTGCTGGAGGAGAAGTTGACAGGCAGCTTCACTTATATTGTGAAACTTCTTATGCCGTTTTTGTGAAGATTGGCGCAGGAGCATCCGAGCCAGGGGCAGTATATCTTCCCGCCGTTCCCGCAGGGCCGGGATGTATATATGTCCCACCTTAAGACGATAGTAGAGATCCTTACGAAAAGAGCCGTCGGCTACATGACTGTCAAAGTCAATATTAGTGGCGGCAATAACTCGAATATCGGTGGGAATATGACGCAGACCGCCAACACGATAAAAAGTTTTCTCTTCGAGGACCCGGAGGAGTTTTGCCTGCAACTCGGTGGGAATCTCTGCAATCTCATCAAGAAAGAGGGTTCCACCATGAGCACAGTCCAACTTACCCTGCTTACCACGACTAACAGCACCGGTAAAAGCTCCGGAATCATAGCCAAAAAGCTCACTTTCAAAGAGAGAGGGAGATATTGCCGTACAGTTGATATCAACAAATGGTAGCAGTGATTTACTCCGGCCAAAATGAATGATTTTAGCAATGATCTCTTTACCCACCCCCGTTTCACCTTCAATCAGGACCGGGATGGAGCGATCGGTATGATACATCTCCGCATGACGCACTACCTCCTGCATCTGGGCAGAAAAAAAGCCAAGCCCATATTGACCGAGGCCATCTACCACATTAACAGCTCCTTCTCTTCCCCCTCCGCTCAGACTGGCTGACACATTGGTTTCCCCCTCCTCGGCGGCAAGAATTACCCCCACGGACTGATACTCCACAATGCTTCCATCTGCCCGAAAGAGCCCCCTGTTGATATACTCAAGGTACTGAATCCTCCCATCCTTGCAGATAAATTTAGGCCGGGTCGTCACCTCCGCATTTTCCGGGGTTATGGAAAAAATATCGGCAATGATATCCTCCCGCTCATCCTCACTAAGAAAGGTGGCCAGATTACTGCCTATCATCTCATCAACCGTCTTTTCATAAAAATCAGCGCAAGCAGCGTTAACAAAGGTAATTGTCCCGTCAGCCTGAAAGGCACGAATGAGTTCATTCTTTTCTGGTAGCATCTGATCCGATACAACTTTACTCTGCGGCATAAATAAGGTCTCCCTGAGCAATAGCACAGTGCCCCAACTTGGAGGCGGCTCTCTGCCGTTTTGATGTCACATTCCCACGCAGGCCGGAAGCAGGCACCAGACTGAGGGCTTCGGCTGGACAGATGGCAACACAGGCAGGCTGATCATGGCCTGCACAGAGATCACACTTTGAAACGACAAAAAAAGATTTCTGCTGTGCCTCTTCCCCACCCTCTACTTGCCCTGAATCCTCGGTGAGCAGGAGTTGATTCCTGGTCGTCTCAACAATCTGTATTGCCCCAAAGGGACAGGCGAGGAGACAACTCTTACACCCTACACAGAGTTCAGCGATAACATCAATATGAGATTCTCTCTGAACTATTGCCCCTACCGGACAGGCGTTTGCACAGGGAGAGTCTTCACACTGCCGACACTGCACGGGCACCGTCACCTCTGCCACCTTAACCAGGTTGAGGCGGGAAACAAATGGCGTATTCCGAGCAATAAGTTCTCCTGCGGGCAGATCCTCATGGGCGCGGGCACAGGCAACCATACAGGCCTGGCAACCAATACAGAGACGGGCATCCCCCAAGACAAAGGAGTTCATCATTGCCTCCTCTGTAATGTATGATCGGTATGGAGCAGCTCATGGGCCTGATGGCCAAGGGGCTCACCTAAAAACTTCTCGTACAGTTTCTTTATCTCTGGATTTTCATGGGACTTACGAACAGGAAGGGCTTTATCATGGGAATATAATCCTGCTCTTCGTCCTGCATGCGCCTCTAGCACCTGGCTAGGCAGAAGAGTTTTCGGTTGCCCTCCACCGCTTACACAACCCATGGGACAACACATCACCTCCATAAACTGGAAGTCCGCCTCACCAGCTCGTACCTGCTCTAACAGGGGCGCAATATCGGCAAGCCCCGCAGCTATGGCAACTCGGAGTTCCACCCCCTCGTGCTGAACAGTGGCAAAGCGTACCCCCTCTCCACCCCGGACATAGTCCAACTCAACACTCGGCAGTGGTTTTCCCGTAAGTACCTCACAGGCACTGCGAAGGGCCGCCTCCATTACCCCACCCGTGGTGCCGAAAATATTACCGGCTCCGGAATAACAGCCCAAAGGATTATCAAACTCCGCATCTGCCAGGGCGAGAAAATCAATCCCCACATGCTTGAGTAGCTGAGCAAGTTCCCGAGTGGTAATAACAAGATCAACATCGCGATAACCGCTGGCAGCCATCTCCGGCCGCTCACACTCAAACTTCTTGCAGGTACAGGGCATAACGGCAAGACTGAATATCTTTTCAGGGGCAATACCAGCCTCTTGGGCCCCATAGGTTTTAAAGAGGGTGCCCGCCATCTGTTGCGGCGATTTACAGCTGGAGAGATGCTCAAGCAGATCGGGATATTGGTCTTCGACAAACTTCACCCAACCGGGACAACAGGAGGTAAACATGGGAAGCTTACCCTGCCCTCCTATCCGGGCAATAAGTTCAGCACCCTCCTCCATGATGGTGAGGTCAGCAGCAAAGTTGGTATCATATACCTTGGTAAAGCCCAGGGCATGAAGAGCAGCAGCCAG from the Desulfotalea psychrophila LSv54 genome contains:
- a CDS encoding sigma-54-dependent transcriptional regulator codes for the protein MPNKTLTNHKSARALVVDDETTIADFIDDTLTAQGYQVQSFSDSKAAYGIASAQDFDIALVDISMPGISGAQLSKKIRERSPQTEIIIITGVPDQENLEPFLKMGLTQFLFKPFNRSQLAYSVYAAMHFKRLRGKYLTIAAETQGSSLTGMSRSIRNIRQEILSVSRINLSVLIMGESGTGKEVIAHDVHKNSERSKKPFVPINCATLGSLAESELFGHERGAFTGATKTTNGYIGAANGGTLFFDEIGELAPEIQAKLLRFLDDGEYRRVGSSEIRHADTGIIAATNRDLKNVLRGELPPDLFFRLSGSVIQVSPLRERKADILPLTRHFLTLFGNAKNTFYDLSAEACALLIEEEWPGNTRQLKQVLYKISQTSTNPQLSLADVQKALGRDSKKQEIRTYKEAKHDFLLEFNRGYFITLLSITRGSLQQALQISGMHKKNFYTKIKQLGVTVKDFSPNRQQKS
- a CDS encoding hybrid sensor histidine kinase/response regulator, yielding MKEKIAAHDAGEKMLLEHKYLQSLRLITRGVSHEYNNIFTGLSGQFQLLNKEIKTDDNHHRALISELLERGCQKTSLLHDFSRYSSEKKELHSVIQAAEMAIEFLDTISNSHHFTLERGENLPRLQCSMKEITMAIFYLGENAIEAMPGGGTIRIVISTDTVQTGFLSIAVIDRGRGIAPDIEHDLFKPFISSKNSSAEVCGLGLYATHSIMQQHQGTVSISQDKDTVATISLPYEQGQEKQAPMPTPPLMQRDNQAKQIFFIIEDDNALRDFISTGLQRHGHIVFSAASCAEAVEEFKFVHEMITVILLDIGLNDCDGFSCLEKIVQIDMPKQIVFMSGGEITEKMKYGARFLQKPFTIKQIEELISHAE
- a CDS encoding radical SAM protein, with amino-acid sequence MFNFKEIEEFLAGHHDGWLFAEAKKQTVARFGRSVHLFAIVELSSYCRRNCHYCGLRRANAGRRYRMSREEIVACARDAVEMGFETLVLQAGEDSFFSAEDIAELIAEIRAASSVAITLCLGEQDRQTLALWKGAGADRYLLKLESTNWQLHNRYRPGCSFASRLQSLRHLQALGYETGSGCIVGLPSPDQDPLALLAADIMFLSKLELHMITAGPFVPHPQTPLGKMAAGSLDLSHRCLALLRLCNPRAHISATSALASLLGPKVVDCQREKALDHGCNVIMEAMPLPGVGRNYQIYPAKVRPPLPISVASVV
- a CDS encoding methyl-accepting chemotaxis protein, whose product is MFNKMNLATKIGTGFGAVLVLLLLVSSVAWQGLGSLADNFVTYRVMADETNLVGRLQANMLTMRMGVKGFITTSSEKDVAIYLKYKEEMGSFLREARERMVSPERGKLVERYEADFARYDQAFSQLVSLTQKRDSLVKNELAVQGASMEKQLSALMVSAKDKGDAATGYEAAVLLRHMLLGRLYVTKFLKTSSNLDEELVLDEISALLSGAERLQRLLQDPILKKMNADMSRDAEEYLSGFKKVVADTHTCNRIISGTLAKMGPKMSLIIRELKLSLKAEQDQLGLAVQAKSKQTIMIALLTSAIALLIGLVAALLITRSITGPVGKMMDYVDVLASGDFSSHLDIAQEDEIGRMAHALNRMVAGLGTMIKEIVEDISALASASTELSAVSAQLSGNAENTSSRAINVASAAEQMSVNMSSVSAAMEQSAGNVGMVATATEEMTATVNEIAQNAAKAKNISEQAVQQSIDTSSNMGALGAAANKIGRVTETITEISEQTNLLALNATIEAARAGDAGKGFAVVANEIKDLAKQTAEATVDIRHQIEEMQKTTTGSITGIETITEVITEVNEVIYSIATAVEEQSAVSSEIAENIVQASSGIVEVSGNVAESSTASREVTAEITIIRSDSEEINQGSRNVKENAIELSMLAEGLARLVSRFKVA
- a CDS encoding GTPase → MSNRQTARSSRLVITLLGRRNVGKSLLLNALCGQVSSVSSQEGATTDPVLKHYELLPLGPVTFYDTVGTDDSGELGLLRVQASKKIVSRSDMIIFVVAGGRLTTGDMQELELLLRQKVPLILVQNKIDLHPVSQEIEQFCRLYGIACQAVSARQGRGIDALKATLISHVPDSFQHAPPLVSSGRRRCEQS
- a CDS encoding sigma-54 interaction domain-containing protein, whose translation is MPQSKVVSDQMLPEKNELIRAFQADGTITFVNAACADFYEKTVDEMIGSNLATFLSEDEREDIIADIFSITPENAEVTTRPKFICKDGRIQYLEYINRGLFRADGSIVEYQSVGVILAAEEGETNVSASLSGGGREGAVNVVDGLGQYGLGFFSAQMQEVVRHAEMYHTDRSIPVLIEGETGVGKEIIAKIIHFGRSKSLLPFVDINCTAISPSLFESELFGYDSGAFTGAVSRGKQGKLDCAHGGTLFLDEIAEIPTELQAKLLRVLEEKTFYRVGGLRHIPTDIRVIAATNIDFDSHVADGSFRKDLYYRLKVGHIYIPALRERREDILPLARMLLRQSSQKRHKKFHNISEAACQLLLQHPWPGNVRELKNLMEWATFMFDAPLLLPEHIAHRLTVLGDGQENLRPPSPPVHAPLLRKKRVSKEEVESAIKQCGGNKTQAAHTLGISIRTLYNRLASSMQAPGTDHANTTGYHR
- the hydG gene encoding [FeFe] hydrogenase H-cluster radical SAM maturase HydG, whose protein sequence is MLIQPDTTDNFIDAEQVWSIIDKAQQPAPSLVREILAKAGEKKGLSLLDVAILLENDNAELDAEIFATAKQVKQATYGNRIVLFAPLYISNECVNQCRYCGFNATNKELVRKTLSPEEIASDVRVLENSGQKRLLLVYGEHPKLDATFIAESVGTVYETLSDKSGSIRRVNINCAPLDVAGFKLLHQAKIGTYQCFQETYHQPTYEKMHLAGNKTNYLWRLQAMDRAQEAGIDDVGIGVLFGLYDHRFELLSMLKHAEELERRWGAGPHTISFPRLEPALGSDISLAPPYAISDYTFKKIVAITRLAVPYTGMIMSTRESAAMRTELLQLGISQISAASRTYPGAYSNPVSDQPTSQQFSVGDHRSLDDVVLDLVQHGFMPSWCTACYRTGRTGEYFMSLAKDGFIQKFCHPNSVMTFNEYLQDYASPATLAAGMRQIAHELESSTPAVKKQLMAQLARMEAGERDLYI
- a CDS encoding DUF4126 domain-containing protein — its product is MDAYQQLITTIALTMGVAWASGINLYATIAMLGILGSTGNIDLPTQLLVVQDPLVIGSAAIMYCVEFFADKTPGLDTGWDAIHSFIRIPAGVMLAAGAVGDVSTPLVVASGILGGTISGVSHSIKAGSRVLINTSPEPFSNWTASVLEDVAVIAGIWTAINYPLLFIGLFILFIILAIWLLPKIMRGIIILLKKIRGFFGATPEPTSQYKQPARANPPKKIKRIGPPDRK